A region of Phalacrocorax carbo chromosome 9, bPhaCar2.1, whole genome shotgun sequence DNA encodes the following proteins:
- the FCF1 gene encoding rRNA-processing protein FCF1 homolog → MGKQKKARKYAVMKRMISLRDQRINAKDRAKVPEKKKEDPSAIKEREVPQHPSCLFFQYNTQLGPPYHILVDTNFINFSIKAKLDLVQSMMDCLYAKCIPCITDCVMGEIEKLGQKYRVALRIAKDPRFERLPCMHKGTYADDCLVQRVTQHKCYIVATVDKELKRRIRKIPGVPIMYISRHRYNIERMPDDYGAPRF, encoded by the exons ATG GGGAAGCAGAAGAAGGCGCGCAAGTACGCGGTCATGAAGCGGATGATCAGTCTCCGGGACCAGCGCAT TAACGCGAAGGACCGGGCGAAAGTCCctgagaagaagaaggaggacccGAGCGCCATCAAGGAGCGGGAGGT TCCCCAGCATCCCTCTTGTTTGTTCTTCCAGTATAACACACAGCTGGGCCCCCCTTACCACATCCTCGTCGATACTAACTTCATCAACTTCTCCATCAAGGCCAAGCTGGACCTAGTGCAGTCAATGATGGACTGCCTCTATGCCAAGT GTATTCCATGTATCACAGATTGTGTAATGGGTGAAATTGAGAAGTTAGGACAGAAGTACCGTGTGGCTTTAAG AATTGCCAAGGACCCTCGGTTTGAACGCTTGCCATGTATGCACAAAGGAACCTATGCAGATGACTGCTTGGTACAGAGGGTCACTCAg CACAAATGTTATATTGTGGCCACAGTGGATAAAGAGCTCAAGCGGAGAATACGAAAAATCCCAGGAGTGCCTATAATGTATATTTCCAGACACAG gTACAATATTGAGAGGATGCCAGATGATTATGGAGCTCCTCGATTCTAA